Part of the Pseudomonas abietaniphila genome is shown below.
GTGAGCCATCCCTGCAGTCTTGGATACGGTGCCTGCCAGAACCAGTCCGGGTCGACCCCGCAGAACTGCCGTACGAAAGGCGCCAGCGCAATGTCTGCCAGGGTCAGGTGATCGGTCACCAGAAAGTCGCGATCCTTCAACAAGCCTTCCAGCTTATTCAGGAACACCTCACCCCGTGCCCGGTAGTCTGCCTGGGTGAATTCCGGATACCGCACGGCGTATTTGTAGCGATCCAGATCGGTCTTGAAGCCGCTGTCGTTCTCCGCGATCAGTTCAGCGATCTGCCGTTGCGCTTCTGGATCAGAGGCCATGGACCAATCGTCCGGGTCATGCTGCGCCAGTGCCCAGCGCATGATGTCCAGGCTCTGTTCCAGCACCTGGTCATCCAGCACCAGCACCGGCACGGTGCCCTTGGGTGAGCGTTCGAGCATTTCCGGCGGCTTGGCCTTGAGGCTGACTTCAATCAGTTCAACCTGAACGCCCGAATACGCCACCGCCATGCGCGCACGCATGGCATACGGGCAACGGCGGAACGAGTAGAGCAGGGCGCTCATCCACTGACTTCCACGGTGCTCAGGCCATTGCCCTGGCGGCGCACCTGAATCTGCACCGGAATTCGCTCGTGCATTTCCTGTACGTGGGAAATCACGCCCACCTTGCGCCCTTGAGCCTGCAAGCCATCCAGCGCATCCATCGCCAGTTGCAGCGACTCGGGGTCGAGGCTGCCGAAACCTTCGTCGATGAACAGCGACTCGATTTTCAAGGTGCTGGACGCCATGGACGCCAGGCCGAGCGCGAGGGCGAGCGACACCAGGAAGGTTTCGCCCCCTGACAACGAATGCACCGAACGCAGCTCATCGCCCATTTCGGTGTCCATCACCAGCAAGCCGAGCATGCTGCCGCCGCGCTTCAGGCGATAACGCCGTACCAGTTGTTTGAGCTGCGCGTTGGCGTGATGCACCAGCAGATCAAGGTTGTACGTCTGGGCGATCTTGCGGAAGGTATCGCCCGTGGCCGAACCGATCAGGGCGTTGATTCGGCCCCAACGCTGGAACTCCGAATAAGCGGCTGCGATTCGCGCCTGCAATTCGCTGCTGGCATTGCGACGGCGGTCGTCCTCGCTCATCTGCGCGCGCAAATCGGCGCACAACTGATCGTGAGTGGTCAACTGGCCCTGTGC
Proteins encoded:
- a CDS encoding glutathione S-transferase; the encoded protein is MSALLYSFRRCPYAMRARMAVAYSGVQVELIEVSLKAKPPEMLERSPKGTVPVLVLDDQVLEQSLDIMRWALAQHDPDDWSMASDPEAQRQIAELIAENDSGFKTDLDRYKYAVRYPEFTQADYRARGEVFLNKLEGLLKDRDFLVTDHLTLADIALAPFVRQFCGVDPDWFWQAPYPRLQGWLTRFLDSALFARVMQKIRDPAP